Proteins from a single region of Butyrivibrio fibrisolvens:
- a CDS encoding ABC transporter permease produces MVIITDAFREVQKSRKRFISLLLLVMIAVAFFTGLRTTSPDMKHTASKYYEEKKLMDIRLISTLGFMEDDLEKVASYDGVLYAEGSRQTDLQIDNLVVSVFSMPENINLLYLKEGRLATKNGECVIDSLLVDKLGLKVGDVITLYDPDNEEDSDDDKDQDEVKNSNIENAENDTAETDEDEIVEDIDIDIASTKLNDYTYTIVGIADSPLYVSVDRGTSSIGTGTISAFVYVPESEFDWDYYTAIYILLDKTRNMQAYTSEYEDYTKNYAKGMEDFADSLVRSRYDYLHDTAQGELDDAISKLDDAKKEIEDAKEELESGQEELDKAKEELENAKAAMEMAQAGAYDAQNGAYDGMAGASGEQIDLDEMQKEIDDNQADIDEGWKDIEEAQSKIDEAQLKIDDAQREIDDMDKGKSYVLSRSANTGYMSYKQDAEKMGDLANVFPVIFYLVAALSCLTSMTRMVEDHRGEIGALKALGYGYSMISIKYIGYAFLASFTGGIIGLLWGNTVLPILCFEAWKGQYTLPDFQIILQPEVYLFSVGVAVVAVTGTAYLSSRVELQARPATLMRPRAPKAGKRVFLEKIGFIWNRLKFTSKVSCRNLFRYKQRFWMTVIGIAGCTSLLVVGFGLYDSIYTVIDKQYVDVTHYDAYLDVNTDAEYDHIKDIDEVIGKSSIVADHMAIFTDTPSSAFGEENPIGTYIVAVKDYDAFSRFVSIAHRTDSDKVTIPEGTVDKANGHIKGLFTEKMADINDLKKGDVVEITMSDDTVVSIEVADIVENYVYNYIYLDFDDLDAITEDDLKDNRFVIEYTENATDEQIDDLSSSLVAMEGASSYTRINSVVDRFRDSLSAVNVAVGIIIVAAAALAFIVLYNLTNINISERVRELATLKVLGFTDKETTSYIYRENTVMTLAGILFGLALGKWLIVWLMSTVENTYMMFGRSVSLSSYLLSAGLTVGFSLFVNIIAHFSIQKIDMVESLKSVE; encoded by the coding sequence ATGGTAATTATAACTGATGCATTTAGAGAGGTTCAAAAGTCACGGAAAAGATTCATATCGCTCCTTCTCCTTGTAATGATCGCTGTAGCTTTTTTTACAGGACTTCGTACAACATCACCTGATATGAAGCATACGGCTTCAAAGTATTATGAAGAGAAAAAACTTATGGATATCCGTCTTATATCGACACTTGGCTTTATGGAAGATGATCTTGAAAAGGTCGCTTCCTATGACGGCGTGCTTTATGCTGAAGGGTCAAGGCAGACAGATCTGCAGATTGATAATCTTGTAGTATCTGTTTTTTCCATGCCTGAAAATATCAATCTCTTATATCTGAAAGAGGGCAGACTTGCTACTAAGAACGGCGAATGCGTTATCGATTCACTTCTTGTAGATAAGCTTGGTTTAAAGGTTGGCGATGTCATTACTTTGTATGATCCGGATAATGAAGAAGATTCGGATGATGATAAAGATCAGGATGAGGTAAAAAACTCGAATATTGAAAATGCTGAGAATGACACTGCTGAAACGGACGAAGACGAGATAGTAGAAGATATAGATATTGATATAGCATCAACAAAACTCAATGACTATACCTATACAATAGTCGGAATAGCTGACAGCCCTCTTTATGTATCAGTTGACAGGGGAACGTCAAGCATAGGTACAGGCACGATCTCAGCGTTTGTATATGTTCCTGAGAGCGAATTTGACTGGGATTACTATACAGCGATTTATATTCTTCTTGATAAAACCCGGAATATGCAGGCTTACACTTCTGAATATGAAGATTATACCAAGAACTATGCCAAAGGCATGGAGGATTTTGCAGACAGCCTTGTAAGGTCAAGATATGACTATCTGCATGATACAGCGCAAGGCGAGCTCGACGATGCTATCTCTAAGCTTGATGATGCCAAAAAAGAGATCGAAGATGCGAAAGAAGAGCTCGAAAGCGGTCAGGAAGAGCTGGATAAAGCAAAAGAAGAACTTGAAAATGCAAAGGCAGCTATGGAAATGGCGCAGGCCGGCGCATATGATGCTCAAAACGGAGCTTATGACGGCATGGCAGGAGCTTCCGGCGAACAGATAGATCTTGATGAAATGCAAAAAGAGATAGATGATAATCAGGCTGACATCGACGAAGGCTGGAAAGATATAGAAGAAGCCCAGAGTAAGATAGACGAAGCACAGTTGAAAATCGATGATGCCCAGCGTGAGATTGACGACATGGATAAGGGTAAGTCATATGTCCTTTCAAGAAGCGCTAATACAGGATATATGAGCTATAAGCAGGATGCAGAGAAGATGGGAGACCTTGCCAATGTATTCCCTGTTATCTTCTATCTGGTAGCTGCCCTTTCGTGCCTTACTTCCATGACCAGAATGGTAGAAGACCACAGGGGCGAAATTGGAGCGCTAAAGGCACTTGGCTATGGCTATAGCATGATATCTATCAAATATATAGGCTATGCATTTCTTGCAAGCTTCACCGGCGGAATCATTGGACTTCTTTGGGGAAATACTGTTCTTCCGATTCTATGCTTTGAAGCTTGGAAGGGACAGTATACCCTTCCGGATTTTCAGATCATATTACAGCCTGAGGTATATCTTTTCTCAGTAGGAGTAGCAGTTGTAGCGGTTACAGGTACCGCCTACCTTTCAAGCAGGGTTGAGCTCCAGGCACGTCCTGCAACTCTTATGAGGCCGCGAGCTCCAAAGGCCGGTAAGAGAGTATTTTTGGAAAAAATAGGCTTTATATGGAACAGGCTCAAGTTCACATCCAAAGTATCCTGCAGGAATCTTTTCAGATATAAACAAAGATTCTGGATGACAGTTATCGGTATAGCAGGCTGTACATCTCTTTTGGTAGTTGGATTTGGCCTTTATGATTCAATATATACTGTCATAGACAAGCAGTATGTGGATGTAACGCACTATGATGCTTATCTTGATGTAAATACGGATGCGGAATATGACCATATAAAAGATATTGATGAGGTGATAGGAAAATCTTCGATAGTAGCTGACCATATGGCTATATTTACAGATACGCCTTCATCTGCCTTTGGAGAAGAAAATCCTATTGGAACATATATTGTTGCAGTTAAGGATTATGACGCTTTTTCCAGATTTGTTTCTATCGCTCATAGAACAGATTCTGACAAGGTGACAATACCTGAAGGCACGGTAGATAAGGCTAATGGTCACATTAAAGGTCTTTTTACAGAAAAGATGGCAGATATTAATGATCTAAAAAAGGGTGACGTTGTAGAAATCACAATGTCTGATGATACGGTGGTCAGTATTGAAGTTGCAGATATAGTTGAAAATTACGTATATAACTACATCTATCTTGATTTTGATGATCTTGACGCTATAACAGAAGATGACCTTAAGGATAACAGGTTTGTTATCGAATATACGGAGAATGCTACAGATGAGCAGATCGATGATCTGTCTTCAAGCCTTGTAGCTATGGAAGGGGCATCTTCTTATACCAGGATCAATTCTGTCGTGGACAGGTTCAGGGATTCACTTAGCGCTGTTAACGTTGCAGTAGGAATCATCATAGTTGCGGCAGCAGCTCTTGCTTTTATAGTCCTTTATAACCTGACCAATATCAATATATCTGAAAGAGTCAGAGAGCTGGCAACCCTTAAAGTCCTTGGATTTACTGACAAGGAGACTACCAGTTATATTTACAGGGAAAATACTGTTATGACCCTTGCAGGTATTTTGTTTGGACTTGCTTTGGGAAAATGGCTTATCGTATGGCTTATGAGTACTGTTGAAAATACTTATATGATGTTCGGAAGAAGTGTGTCTCTTAGCAGTTATCTTTTGTCAGCGGGGCTTACTGTAGGATTTTCACTCTTTGTAAATATCATTGCACATTTTTCTATACAAAAGATTGATATGGTTGAGAGCCTTAAGTCGGTAGAATAA
- a CDS encoding ABC transporter ATP-binding protein, which yields MDNSYIRFENVVKQYNMGEVPIKAVDGADFTIDKGKFTIIVGPSGAGKTTVLNMLGGMDVCTSGTIVVDDVLVSDFNRKQLTMYRRYDIGFVFQFYNLIQNLTAKENVELAAQICKDPMDALDALDIVGLSHRVNNFPAQLSGGEQQRVAIARAIAKNPKILLCDEPTGALDYVTGKQILKILQDMARKKGITVVVITHNSAICPMADRVIHIRNGKADRIDENPNPTDIEDIEW from the coding sequence ATGGATAACAGTTATATCAGGTTTGAAAATGTTGTGAAGCAGTACAACATGGGTGAAGTTCCTATTAAAGCCGTAGATGGAGCTGATTTTACTATAGATAAAGGTAAATTCACTATCATAGTTGGTCCTTCCGGTGCAGGTAAGACAACTGTACTTAACATGCTTGGAGGCATGGATGTATGTACGTCAGGGACGATCGTGGTTGATGACGTACTTGTAAGCGACTTTAACAGGAAGCAGCTTACCATGTACCGCCGGTATGATATTGGCTTTGTATTTCAGTTCTATAACCTTATCCAGAACCTTACAGCTAAGGAAAATGTAGAGCTTGCTGCCCAGATCTGTAAAGATCCTATGGACGCACTGGATGCTCTTGATATAGTGGGTCTTTCTCACAGGGTTAATAACTTCCCGGCACAGCTTTCAGGAGGTGAGCAGCAAAGAGTGGCTATAGCCCGTGCAATTGCCAAGAACCCCAAGATTCTCCTTTGCGATGAACCAACAGGTGCACTTGACTATGTTACCGGTAAGCAGATCCTTAAGATACTTCAGGATATGGCAAGGAAAAAGGGGATCACGGTAGTTGTTATAACCCATAACTCAGCTATATGTCCCATGGCTGATAGAGTTATTCATATCAGAAACGGTAAGGCAGACAGAATTGATGAAAATCCAAATCCTACTGATATCGAGGATATTGAATGGTAA
- a CDS encoding amidophosphoribosyltransferase: protein MGGFFGLASHSDAVFDLFYGTDYHSHLGTRRAGLAVYDSEKGFDRAIHNIESSNFRPKFDKDILNMKGNLGIGCISDFEPQPLIVRSHHGTYAITTVGRINNVDELTDKLFENNRSHFLEMSGGDVNPTELVASLINQQDTIVDGIRYAQDMIKGSITLLLMTKDGIYAARDKFGRTPVQIGHKEDAYCACFESFSYLNLGYEPYKELGPGEVVFMTADGVETLVAPQKEMKICTFLWIYYGFPAASYEGLNVEQARYNCGFKLAERDMKRENVHPDLIAGVPDSGVAHAIGYSNRSGVPYGRPFVKYTPTWPRSFMPTIQSRRNLIAKMKLIPIQDLIKDKKLLLIDDSIVRGTQLRETTEYLYDKGAKEVHIRPACPPLVFGCPYISFSRSNSDRELITRRVIEQLEGCANPSREALDKYTDPDSEQYAAMLEEIRKQLNFTTLHYHRLDDMIEGLGIEPCKLCTYCWNGQG from the coding sequence ATGGGTGGTTTTTTCGGATTAGCATCACACAGCGATGCAGTTTTTGATCTTTTCTACGGAACAGATTATCATTCCCATCTGGGAACAAGACGCGCAGGCCTTGCTGTATATGACAGTGAAAAGGGTTTTGACCGCGCAATTCACAACATCGAATCTTCAAATTTCCGTCCGAAATTTGACAAAGATATCCTTAATATGAAAGGAAATCTTGGAATAGGCTGTATTTCAGACTTCGAACCTCAGCCTCTTATCGTTCGTTCCCATCACGGAACATATGCAATCACAACAGTTGGCAGAATCAATAACGTAGACGAGCTTACAGACAAGTTATTTGAAAATAACCGCTCCCACTTCCTTGAAATGAGCGGCGGAGATGTAAATCCTACAGAGCTTGTAGCTTCTCTTATCAACCAGCAGGATACGATCGTAGACGGTATCCGTTATGCTCAGGATATGATCAAGGGTTCTATCACTCTCCTTCTTATGACCAAAGACGGAATCTACGCAGCCCGCGATAAGTTCGGCCGTACTCCCGTACAGATCGGTCACAAAGAAGACGCTTACTGCGCATGCTTTGAAAGCTTTTCATATCTTAACCTTGGATATGAGCCATATAAAGAACTCGGACCAGGCGAAGTTGTCTTCATGACAGCTGATGGTGTAGAAACTCTTGTAGCACCTCAAAAAGAAATGAAGATCTGTACATTCCTTTGGATCTACTACGGTTTCCCTGCAGCATCTTATGAAGGTCTTAATGTTGAGCAGGCAAGATATAACTGTGGTTTCAAGCTTGCAGAAAGAGATATGAAGCGTGAAAACGTTCATCCTGATCTCATCGCAGGTGTTCCGGATTCAGGTGTAGCTCATGCTATTGGCTACTCTAACAGATCCGGTGTTCCTTACGGACGTCCTTTTGTAAAATATACACCTACATGGCCGAGATCCTTTATGCCTACTATCCAGTCAAGGCGTAATCTCATCGCCAAGATGAAGCTTATTCCGATCCAGGATCTTATTAAAGATAAGAAGCTTCTCCTTATCGATGACTCTATCGTAAGAGGAACTCAGCTTCGCGAGACTACAGAATACCTGTACGACAAGGGGGCAAAAGAGGTACATATCCGTCCTGCATGTCCTCCGCTTGTATTCGGATGTCCTTACATCAGTTTCTCAAGATCCAATTCTGACAGAGAGCTCATCACAAGACGAGTTATCGAGCAGCTCGAAGGATGCGCTAATCCTTCAAGAGAAGCTCTTGATAAATATACTGATCCTGATTCAGAACAGTATGCAGCAATGCTTGAAGAGATCAGAAAGCAGCTCAACTTCACAACACTTCACTATCACAGACTTGATGATATGATCGAAGGACTTGGAATCGAGCCATGCAAGCTCTGCACATACTGCTGGAACGGACAGGGCTGA
- a CDS encoding EAL domain-containing protein — MARTGLNDTISRIFDTFVVVSKSRYAVVYDIFNHYARWSTNAVEFFGLSGEYIENADDDWHKRIHPDDRKNYEQRITAMIAGINQEAPMEYRAMDKNGEYVACSSKGTIIKDYSGRPAYLAFFITNHGIVSNRDPITDTDNQYQLFNELRQRRDRKQKSVVLIIDTIRFDDINRTYGYSFGNQLLRAQAELFSNLVKNDGKIYRGDGTSLVAVTGSLSLDEVRRLYSRMREQLKTAFYVAGTRVPVSIAGGIVVVENFALDEHTIYTSAKYALDVSKDINHGGLVVYHNEHQEQNARRIELLDAIRADIMNRCEGFYLVYQPIVSSKDNHMIGAEVLIRWKSEKYGEVMPDTFIPLLENDSVFFELGNWILEQAFNETRGIVAVFPDFMLNINLTFMQLERSEFRTSLMELLRRTRFPVKNLTLELTKRCRDMSREHLKSQVDFMKSLGSQIALDVEDFSSLDLLRLLPIDLIKVDRRFLRDIDKNLVNQYIVEAMSGFAHNMNVHVALTGIENAEMLGFVRDKFPADSFQGYYYSKPVKIEDLKKLPLYHAN; from the coding sequence ATGGCCAGGACCGGACTTAATGACACAATAAGCAGGATATTTGATACCTTTGTTGTTGTATCTAAGAGCCGATATGCTGTTGTGTATGATATCTTCAACCACTATGCAAGGTGGTCTACCAACGCTGTAGAATTCTTTGGACTCTCAGGAGAATATATAGAGAATGCTGATGATGACTGGCATAAGCGCATTCATCCGGATGACCGTAAGAACTATGAACAGCGTATCACAGCAATGATAGCAGGTATTAATCAGGAAGCCCCCATGGAATATCGTGCCATGGACAAGAATGGTGAATACGTTGCCTGCTCCAGTAAAGGAACAATAATCAAGGATTATTCAGGAAGACCTGCCTATCTTGCATTCTTCATCACCAATCACGGAATAGTTTCAAACAGAGATCCGATCACTGATACAGACAATCAGTATCAGCTCTTTAATGAGCTTCGTCAAAGACGTGATCGTAAACAGAAATCTGTTGTTCTCATAATCGATACCATAAGATTTGATGATATTAACCGTACATACGGTTATTCTTTTGGTAATCAGCTGTTAAGAGCACAGGCAGAACTGTTTTCCAATCTTGTAAAAAATGATGGAAAGATATACAGAGGAGATGGAACCAGCCTTGTTGCAGTAACAGGTTCTCTTTCTCTTGATGAAGTAAGACGGCTGTATTCAAGAATGCGTGAGCAGCTTAAGACGGCTTTCTATGTTGCAGGTACAAGAGTTCCTGTAAGCATCGCAGGTGGTATTGTAGTTGTTGAGAACTTTGCTCTTGATGAGCATACCATATATACAAGTGCTAAATATGCTCTTGATGTATCCAAGGATATCAATCATGGCGGACTTGTTGTATACCATAACGAACATCAGGAACAGAACGCAAGACGTATCGAGCTTCTTGATGCGATCCGTGCAGATATCATGAACAGATGCGAAGGCTTCTATCTCGTTTATCAGCCTATCGTATCTTCAAAAGATAATCACATGATAGGTGCAGAGGTTCTTATACGTTGGAAGAGTGAGAAGTATGGCGAAGTAATGCCTGATACCTTCATTCCTCTTTTGGAAAATGATAGCGTATTCTTCGAACTTGGTAACTGGATCCTTGAACAGGCATTTAATGAAACAAGAGGAATCGTAGCAGTATTCCCTGATTTCATGCTCAACATAAACCTTACATTCATGCAGCTTGAAAGAAGTGAGTTCAGAACATCTCTCATGGAACTCTTAAGACGTACAAGATTCCCTGTAAAGAATCTTACGCTTGAACTTACAAAACGCTGTCGTGACATGAGTAGAGAGCACCTTAAGAGTCAGGTAGACTTTATGAAGTCACTCGGAAGCCAGATAGCTCTTGATGTAGAAGATTTCAGTTCACTTGATCTTCTTAGACTCCTTCCAATCGACCTTATCAAGGTTGACAGAAGATTTTTAAGAGACATAGACAAGAATCTTGTTAACCAGTACATAGTAGAAGCAATGTCAGGCTTCGCCCACAACATGAACGTACATGTTGCCCTTACAGGTATCGAGAACGCAGAGATGCTAGGTTTCGTAAGAGACAAGTTCCCCGCAGATTCCTTCCAGGGATATTACTACTCAAAGCCTGTTAAGATCGAGGACCTCAAGAAGCTTCCGTTATATCATGCAAATTGA
- a CDS encoding PH domain-containing protein, with translation MPEPIIESSSSLTSKGNLVFKETTRLRFFGIPWPFTHYQIYENDLVVIKGLLNLNEDDCYLYKIADVSIKRTLLQRIFGLSTITCFVASDASGDQIVLKNIKHGSQIKDFLLSQSEACRLRRRTVTTQNLSYHDGPHHFDDMHGVDLNHDGIPDEFQH, from the coding sequence ATGCCAGAGCCAATTATTGAATCAAGCTCATCTCTTACATCGAAAGGAAATCTTGTATTCAAGGAGACAACACGTCTGCGTTTTTTTGGTATTCCGTGGCCTTTCACTCATTATCAGATCTACGAAAATGACCTTGTTGTGATCAAGGGTCTTCTTAATCTCAACGAAGATGACTGCTATCTGTACAAGATTGCTGATGTAAGCATTAAGCGTACTCTCTTACAGAGAATATTTGGACTTTCAACCATCACCTGCTTTGTTGCATCAGATGCTTCAGGAGATCAGATCGTACTTAAGAACATCAAACACGGAAGCCAGATCAAAGATTTCCTTCTTTCACAGTCAGAAGCCTGCAGACTTCGCCGCAGAACTGTTACAACTCAGAATCTTAGTTATCATGATGGTCCTCATCACTTTGATGACATGCACGGTGTCGATCTTAATCATGATGGAATACCGGATGAGTTCCAGCACTAA
- a CDS encoding tetratricopeptide repeat protein: MRGQKKILLVIGLVAMMGLSGCSSSETDNLLESGIKYIQDHDYASAKDTLEKALEKGADEHDCYRALGICSLELGDYDKAIEYFKTSLSSGNGIIHDVDFDTNFYLAKAYYLNGDYADAVNVYNAILNLRSNDKNAIYMRGVCYLEQGNHDKAMEDFSQVMKLDSKGYDRIIEIYQLLAAKGYGEEGLEILEGVWDPSHMTNYELGQISFYLGNNAQAQNYLELARNEKSEADKSPIILLLGQTGEKQGDFNYAISVYRSYLEETGEHAEIYNRLGLCEMQMAEAYNDVSYYNMAISDFEAGLALDDPNENKALLRNEITAYEYTGDFESANTLMNKYLSLYPDDEEAKREAIFISTRIG; this comes from the coding sequence ATGAGGGGACAAAAGAAAATTCTGCTTGTTATAGGCCTGGTAGCGATGATGGGACTTAGTGGATGTTCATCATCGGAAACAGATAATCTTCTTGAATCCGGAATAAAATATATTCAGGATCATGATTATGCGAGCGCCAAAGATACGCTTGAAAAAGCTCTGGAAAAAGGTGCTGATGAACATGACTGCTACAGAGCACTTGGAATATGCAGTTTAGAGCTTGGCGACTATGATAAGGCAATTGAATATTTTAAGACGTCTCTTTCTTCAGGTAATGGCATTATTCATGATGTTGATTTTGATACCAACTTCTATCTTGCCAAGGCCTATTATCTGAACGGTGATTATGCAGATGCTGTAAATGTATATAATGCTATTCTTAATCTTCGTAGTAATGATAAGAATGCTATATATATGCGCGGAGTCTGCTACCTTGAGCAGGGCAATCATGATAAGGCAATGGAAGACTTCAGCCAGGTCATGAAGCTTGATTCCAAGGGCTATGACAGGATAATCGAGATATACCAGCTTCTTGCTGCAAAGGGATATGGAGAAGAGGGCCTTGAGATCCTTGAAGGTGTATGGGATCCAAGCCATATGACCAATTATGAACTTGGCCAGATTTCTTTTTATCTTGGTAATAATGCGCAGGCTCAGAACTACCTTGAGCTTGCACGTAATGAAAAGAGCGAAGCTGATAAATCACCGATCATCCTTCTTCTGGGACAGACAGGTGAAAAACAGGGCGATTTCAACTACGCTATAAGCGTATACAGATCATATCTTGAAGAAACAGGTGAGCATGCTGAGATCTATAACAGACTGGGCCTTTGCGAAATGCAGATGGCCGAAGCATACAATGATGTCAGCTACTACAATATGGCCATTAGTGATTTTGAAGCAGGTCTTGCCCTTGATGATCCTAATGAGAATAAGGCACTTCTTCGAAATGAGATCACAGCATATGAGTATACGGGTGATTTTGAATCTGCAAATACTCTTATGAACAAGTATCTTTCTCTTTATCCTGATGATGAAGAGGCTAAGAGAGAAGCGATATTTATATCTACAAGGATCGGATGA
- a CDS encoding RidA family protein, which translates to MKKVSTDKAPAAIGPYSQGIIAGDFLYASGQIPINPATGEIEGEDIKAQTDLVCRNIGEILKAAGTDYEHVVKTSCFLSDMGDFADFNGVYEKYFTGKPARSCVAVKQLPKNVLCEVEIIAYLK; encoded by the coding sequence ATGAAAAAAGTATCTACAGACAAAGCTCCGGCTGCTATCGGACCATATTCACAGGGTATTATCGCCGGTGATTTCCTTTATGCTTCAGGTCAGATCCCGATCAATCCTGCAACAGGTGAGATCGAAGGCGAAGATATCAAAGCTCAGACAGATCTCGTATGCCGTAACATCGGTGAGATCTTAAAGGCTGCAGGAACTGATTATGAACATGTAGTTAAGACAAGCTGTTTCCTTTCTGATATGGGAGACTTTGCTGATTTTAACGGCGTATATGAGAAGTATTTTACTGGAAAACCTGCAAGAAGCTGCGTTGCTGTTAAACAGCTTCCTAAGAATGTACTTTGTGAAGTTGAGATCATTGCGTACCTTAAATAA
- a CDS encoding tetratricopeptide repeat protein, with protein sequence MICYRCGSTLTESEFCPECGENVALYKKVISLSNVYYNDGLQKATVRNLSGAINSLQHSIKLNKNNIEARNLLGLVYYEIGEVVPALCEWVISKNLQTTDNSADDYMEELRNNPTHLDVVNQSVRKYNVALRYCEEGSLDLAVIQLKKILQSNPNFLAAHQLLGLLYLNNGSYSKAKKELTRALRIDNGSTKTRFYLQEAEKMLSPDDDDDKTVKERTEAGDVIEYRSGNDTIIQPVHSMQPKGTVSLISVLIGLALGLLAGVFLILPAKIQEINDEASARIAAISEEGDLKSSQLQENQGTVDDLNKQIEDLQATIDSYSEKDVTVEAMNELMAAVDIYVKTPNDIKSIAEHMDLVDMDKLGSTASEDFKTLYASMIELVGPSLGDYYYKLGYKAYTSQEYDTAIECLSKSFGYDNTNEPALYFLGNAYYENGDYDKAKKAYNDVKSLFPDTKYASNAETKIAEINNLDE encoded by the coding sequence ATGATTTGCTACAGATGCGGAAGTACGCTGACTGAGAGCGAGTTCTGTCCGGAATGTGGTGAGAATGTAGCCTTGTACAAAAAGGTTATCAGCCTTTCCAATGTTTATTATAATGATGGCCTTCAAAAGGCTACCGTCAGGAACCTTTCCGGTGCGATCAATTCTCTTCAGCACAGTATAAAACTCAATAAGAACAACATAGAGGCAAGAAACCTTCTGGGACTTGTATATTATGAGATCGGTGAAGTGGTTCCGGCTCTGTGTGAATGGGTTATAAGTAAGAACCTTCAGACGACAGATAATAGTGCAGATGATTACATGGAGGAGCTTCGTAATAATCCGACTCACCTCGATGTTGTGAACCAGTCAGTCAGAAAATACAATGTGGCACTAAGATACTGCGAAGAAGGCAGTCTTGATCTTGCAGTAATACAGCTCAAAAAGATACTTCAGTCCAATCCTAATTTCCTTGCAGCTCATCAGCTTCTTGGACTTTTGTATCTGAATAATGGCTCATATTCTAAAGCGAAAAAAGAGCTTACAAGAGCTCTTCGCATAGATAACGGAAGTACAAAGACACGTTTTTATCTTCAGGAAGCAGAAAAGATGCTTTCTCCTGATGATGACGATGATAAGACTGTAAAAGAAAGAACTGAAGCCGGCGATGTTATTGAGTACAGAAGCGGTAATGATACTATTATCCAGCCTGTACACAGCATGCAGCCTAAGGGTACAGTCTCATTGATCAGCGTACTTATAGGACTTGCCCTTGGTCTTCTGGCCGGAGTATTCCTTATCCTTCCTGCCAAGATACAGGAGATCAATGATGAAGCAAGTGCCAGGATCGCAGCTATCAGTGAGGAAGGCGATCTGAAATCATCACAGCTGCAGGAAAATCAGGGCACAGTTGATGACCTTAACAAGCAGATAGAAGATCTTCAGGCTACCATAGATTCATATTCAGAAAAAGACGTCACAGTTGAAGCAATGAATGAACTTATGGCGGCAGTTGATATATACGTAAAGACGCCAAATGATATAAAAAGTATAGCTGAGCATATGGATCTTGTAGACATGGATAAGCTGGGAAGCACAGCTTCTGAAGACTTCAAGACTTTATATGCTTCCATGATAGAGCTTGTAGGTCCTTCGCTTGGAGATTATTACTATAAGCTTGGATATAAAGCATATACTTCACAGGAGTATGATACAGCTATTGAGTGTCTTTCAAAATCCTTTGGTTATGATAATACCAATGAACCGGCTCTGTACTTCCTTGGCAATGCATATTATGAAAACGGAGATTACGATAAAGCCAAAAAGGCTTACAATGATGTAAAATCCTTATTCCCTGATACCAAGTATGCAAGTAATGCAGAGACCAAGATCGCAGAGATCAATAATCTGGATGAATAG